From one Lycorma delicatula isolate Av1 chromosome 2, ASM4794821v1, whole genome shotgun sequence genomic stretch:
- the LOC142319747 gene encoding uncharacterized protein LOC142319747, translating to MQLKEEPLDVINGDIEKDPLAIEETDFVKLENLKVENERVIIDKGTDRGSTKNRITRKRCVNNSVYDGIIKEKSKEYNPSYNLKSHLNIHTKTKNYDCKFCQKSFSDVSYLKIHINLHTKEKNYVCKFCQKSFNFGSSLTRHLKKHTNKKNCICNFCHKSLNSECCLKIHLATYMKEKNYVCKFCQKSFNNKSNLTTHLNIHKNERNYVCNFCQMSFNCKSYLKRHLNIHTKEKRYVCTFCQKSFNQSSNLKSHLNIHTKMKNYACNFCQKVLVIFLI from the exons ATGCAGCTGAAAGAGGaaccgctagatgttattaatggtgatattgaaaaagatcctttagcaattgaagaaaCCGACtttgttaaattagaaaatttaaaagttgaaaatgaaagg gttattattgataaaggAACTGACAGGGGAAGTACCAAGAATCGCATTACTCGTAAGAGGTGcgtaaataattcagtatatgatggaattataaaagaaaaatccaagGAATATAATccaagttataatttaaaatcgcatttaaatattcatacaaaaacgaaaaattatgattgtaagtTCTGCCAAAAAAGTTTTAGTGATGTTTCTTATTTAAAgattcatattaatttacataccaaggagaaaaattacgtatgtaaattttgtcaaaagtcatttaattttggaaGCAGTTTAACGAGGCatcttaaaaaacatacaaataagaaaaattgtatttgtaacttttgtcataAGTCATTAAATTCTGAATGCTGTTTAAAGATCCATCTTGCTACTTATAtgaaggagaaaaattatgtatgtaaattttgtcaaaagtcatttaataacaaaagcaatttaacgacacatcttaatattcataaaaatgagagaaattatgtttgcaacttttgtcaaatgtcatttaattgtaaaagctatttaaagagacatcttaatattcatacaaaagagaaaagatatgtttgtaccttttgtcagaAGTCATTTAATCAAAGTTccaatttaaaatcacatttaaatattcatacaaaaatgaaaaattatgcttGTAATTTCTGCCAAAAAGTTTTAgtgatatttcttatttaa